One window of the Pyrus communis chromosome 17, drPyrComm1.1, whole genome shotgun sequence genome contains the following:
- the LOC137723050 gene encoding uncharacterized protein has translation MLPHSYALNSHSKSQELACTILASSAPHQISSTCASIESFLHSLSPDQSRHFFSLTFPTLICKLFGFDDAASSPPPPPQPVSQQQPSPSAPSAPSTSPNGWIDTVLASNDIDLANRLFALLAPNSLLFNAISAVDRLSLVKYVFPIERLPEWVRFMLTSENDIRVLSDLSPILKNRVKEDSIKPNFYQVQLNVFEYYAFWFAYYPVCRGNSENCDVVSIKRNRRFKFENWVSSISGFSSTRREAEVKIECNLYIRLLYAYLRAFVGATDLNQHLPYRSSLLHYSSGYDTSVIAQAEFFVNALVNFWLVDNDFSPLPVNLCKSFGVSFPFRSVLGETPPTPGLGEVVKLFVKYLNVGLVVHRDGIENVEHCGSPRQRGSFDALKLRDVMSVSPCTGSWNLLIQRPLYRFILRTFLFCPVGVLIKNISEVFSVWITYIEPWDIILDFSELDAVVGGSTKNGRNDNLQPQNHGYTPSWQGYVLASYLYYSSLVMHFIGFAHKFLHTDPEIIVQMVLKILTILTSSKELMDLLKMVDTAFHSKQAESGKSIINSLYRFVTPIREQLQDWEDGLSESDADGSFLHENWNKDLRLFSDGEDGGQQLLQLFILRAESELLAVSGDNGARNLQCIDSLKAQVSCLFGGHTVKVLSFSPEPKQPPQPRDEIFKPRRVSNRTLDGVKYRGDWMKRPISDNEVAWLARLLVEFSSWINERLGLNQSESSQADPTYVEVSRDVLGNVFGPMDTMKAVLGAVGSWLMMLGVAMVKLMRKHGLRVNLRMLASKKVVMVLLLSAVYSILKKAFGMYLRG, from the exons ATGCTCCCGCACTCGTACGCCCTCAATTCCCATTCCAAATCCCAAGAGCTCGCCTGCACCATCCTCGCTTCCTCCGCCCCGCACCAGATCTCCTCCACCTGCGCCTCCATCGAGTCTTTCCTGCACTCCCTCTCACCCGACCAATCCCGCCACTTCTTCTCCCTCACCTTCCCAACTCTCATCTGCAAGCTCTTCGGCTTCGACGATGCAGCGTCATCACCCCCGCCTCCGCCACAACCAGTTTCACAGCAACAACCCTCGCCCTCCGCCCCCTCCGCCCCCTCCACCTCACCCAACGGCTGGATTGACACCGTCCTCGCGTCCAACGACATAGATTTAGCCAACAGGCTGTTCGCCCTCCTCGCGCCCAATAGCCTCCTCTTCAACGCAATCTCCGCCGTTGATCGCCTCTCCCTCGTCAAATACGTGTTCCCTATTGAACGGTTGCCGGAATGGGTCCGATTCATGCTCACCTCGGAAAATGATATCCGGGTATTATCCGATTTATCcccaattttaaaaaatagggTTAAAGAAGACTCAATTAAACCTAATTTCTATCAAGTTCAGCTCAATGTCTTTGAATATTACGCGTTTTGGTTCGCTTATTATCCCGTTTGTCGAGGAAATAGTGAGAATTGTGATGTTGTTTCGATAAAAAGAAACAGAAGGTTTAAATTTGAGAATTGGGTTTCATCAATTTCAGGGTTTTCGAGCACTAGGCGTGAGGCGGAGGTTAAAATTGAATGCAACTTGTATATTAGGCTTTTATATGCATATCTTCGTGCTTTTGTTGGTGCAACTGATTTGAATCAACACCTTCCATACCGAAGTTCGCTTTTACATTACTCTTCGGGATATGATACCTCGGTTATAGCTCAGGCAGAGTTTTTTGTGAATGCTTTGGTGAATTTTTGGTTGGTTGATAATGATTTTTCACCACTACCTGTTAATCTGTGTAAGTCATTTGGGGTCTCGTTCCCATTCCGATCAGTTTTGGGTGAGACCCCTCCAACCCCCGGGTTAGGAGAGGTGGTGAAGTTGTTTGTCAAATACTTGAATGTGGGTTTGGTCGTGCATAGAGATGGTATTGAGAATGTGGAACATTGTGGCAGTCCGAGGCAGAGGGGTTCATTTGATGCCTTGAAGTTGAGGGATGTGATGTCGGTTTCACCATGTACAGGATCTTGGAACTTGCTGATACAGAGGCCGCTGTACCGGTTTATATTGAGGACATTCTTATTTTGTCCAGTGGGggttttgattaaaaatataTCAGAGGTGTTTTCGGTTTGGATTACCTATATTGAACCTTGGGATATCATTTTGGACTTTTCAGAGCTTGATGCTGTTGTTGGCGGTTCAACTAAGAATGGGAGAAATGATAACCTGCAGCCTCAAAACCATGGTTATACACCTTCTTGGCAGGGTTATGTGCTGGCCAGCTACTTGTACTACAGTTCCTTGGTTATGCATTTCATTGGGTTTGCGCACAAGTTTCTTCATACTGATCCCGAAATAATTGTCCAGATGGTATTGAAG ATCCTAACTATATTGACATCATCCAAAGAGCTGATGGACCTATTAAAGATGGTGGATACTGCTTTTCATTCCAAACAAGCAGAATCAGGAAAATCGATAATTAATAGCTTATATAGATTTGTTACTCCGATTCGCGAACAGCTGCAG GACTGGGAGGATGGCTTATCTGAGAGTGATGCAGATGGGTCTTTCTTGCATGAGAATTGGAACAAAGATTTACGATTGTTCAGTGATGGAGAAGATGGCGGGCAACAGTTGCTTCag CTGTTCATATTACGTGCAGAATCTGAGTTGCTAGCTGTTTCCGGTGATAATGGTGCGCGCAACCTTCAGTGCATAGACTCTTTGAAAGCTCAGGTGAGCTGTCTATTTGGTGGGCATACTGTAAAGGTACTGTCATTTTCTCCTGAACCAAAACAGCCACCGCAACCCCGTGATGAAATATTCAAGCCGAGGAGAGTGAGCAACCGCACTTTGGATGGTGTCAAATACAGGGGTGACTGGATGAAGCGCCCCATCTCCGACAATGAGGTTGCTTGGCTCGCGAGATTGCTTGTTGAGTTTTCCAGTTGGATAAATGAGCGTCTTGGACTAAACCAGTCAGAGAGCAGCCAAGCAGACCCTACATATGTGGAAGTGTCGAGAGATGTTTTGGGCAATGTCTTTGGACCGATGGATACGATGAAGGCGGTGTTGGGGGCAGTAGGTTCTTGGCTTATGATGTTGGGAGTGGCAATGGTGAAGCTAATGAGGAAACATGGATTGAGGGTGAATCTGAGGATGTTGGCGTCAAAGAAGGTTGTAATGGTTTTGTTATTGTCTGCTGTATATAGTATATTGAAAAAAGCTTTCGGAATGTACCTTAGGGGATAG